From Anaerohalosphaera lusitana, one genomic window encodes:
- a CDS encoding glycosyl hydrolase family 28-related protein — MNIFCKKCFVFFLFFSLCFALYAQSYEAEDAVLNQVLPKVDPGASGGYRVAYFDNIGDYIRFDDVTAGDQLVITYSLGLSESKQCSLYCDNVDVATAVFHPTGSWDTYSQLGISASAESTVMLRVDADDELANSYYSSASIDKIELSSTYWRSSLYPENWTPGYKDSQGRFLHDFSYAGYRKGQADLGQAIPSTIIDVTKPPYNADNTGNKDSTNAIQAAIDYAASVGGAVVYLPAGKYTVSPQNNDNYAIRVSSSNIVLRGDGPENTKIFNNETYMRSKSVILFAPAYGYSAWFTPVADSEIAITADIPGPTNTIQVASTSGLNAGDWIIVRTDCTEDFIADHNMSGIWTSSLKGTALYRRITGVNPIAKTITIDIPTRYWMKTRDNARVYKIPDHIEEVGIEHLSIGMLENPNDGLGDGDYAVEGTAAYEVHSSEVITFANIVDGWISDIQTYRPEENTGDYHVLSNIILLEKSRNITVRGCSLAKPQYEGGGGNGYAYILSGNDCLLVDCKAYHTRHNYSFKSMWTCGNVLYRCESKDPRLTADFHMHLSPANLIDSNRMDNDTWNAKYRPYGTIIHGHTTSQTVFWNTYGEGGKSYLIDSKQWDMGYVIGTSGTVDNVILGNSYGSEPEDFLEGEGLGETLEPQSLFVDQLTRRNGDVPSYLRTLTADFNNDGVFDMVDMSYFFEHWLDCGLVPHCN; from the coding sequence TGTTACCGCCGGTGACCAATTAGTTATTACATATTCGCTAGGGTTGTCCGAGAGCAAACAGTGCAGTTTATACTGCGACAATGTTGACGTGGCAACAGCGGTATTTCATCCTACCGGCTCGTGGGATACCTATAGCCAACTGGGAATATCGGCATCTGCTGAGAGTACTGTAATGTTAAGAGTCGATGCCGATGACGAACTTGCAAATAGCTATTATTCCAGCGCTTCGATAGATAAAATTGAGCTTTCGTCAACCTACTGGCGCAGCAGCTTATATCCTGAAAACTGGACACCGGGCTACAAAGATAGCCAGGGACGTTTTCTGCATGATTTTTCCTATGCAGGATACAGGAAAGGTCAAGCCGACCTGGGACAGGCCATTCCCTCAACAATTATCGATGTAACCAAACCACCATACAATGCCGATAACACTGGAAATAAAGATTCTACCAATGCCATTCAGGCTGCCATAGACTATGCAGCATCGGTTGGTGGAGCAGTAGTATACCTGCCCGCGGGCAAATACACTGTAAGCCCTCAAAACAACGATAATTATGCGATTCGTGTCTCTTCGAGTAATATTGTTCTTAGAGGTGACGGCCCGGAAAACACGAAAATATTCAATAATGAAACATACATGCGCAGCAAAAGCGTAATTCTTTTTGCGCCGGCTTATGGATATTCAGCCTGGTTCACTCCTGTTGCAGATTCTGAAATTGCCATTACTGCTGATATACCTGGACCAACAAATACCATCCAAGTCGCGTCGACCTCGGGCCTTAATGCTGGGGATTGGATTATTGTTCGCACCGATTGTACCGAAGATTTCATTGCTGATCACAATATGAGCGGCATATGGACCAGCAGTCTTAAGGGAACCGCACTTTATCGCCGTATCACAGGCGTTAATCCGATTGCTAAAACCATCACAATTGATATCCCTACACGTTATTGGATGAAGACCCGGGATAATGCCAGGGTCTACAAGATCCCTGATCATATTGAAGAAGTCGGTATTGAACATTTGTCGATTGGTATGCTTGAAAATCCAAATGATGGACTTGGCGATGGAGACTACGCAGTTGAAGGGACAGCCGCCTATGAAGTCCACTCCTCTGAAGTGATAACGTTTGCTAATATCGTTGACGGCTGGATAAGTGATATTCAGACCTATCGTCCAGAAGAAAACACCGGTGACTATCATGTACTTTCAAACATAATATTACTGGAAAAATCACGAAACATCACCGTGAGAGGATGTTCACTAGCCAAGCCCCAATACGAAGGCGGAGGCGGCAATGGATATGCCTATATACTTTCAGGCAATGACTGCCTTCTGGTTGACTGCAAGGCATATCATACCAGGCATAATTACTCTTTCAAAAGCATGTGGACCTGTGGAAATGTACTATATCGATGCGAATCAAAAGACCCACGCCTGACAGCCGATTTCCATATGCATCTAAGTCCGGCGAATCTTATCGATAGTAATCGCATGGATAACGACACATGGAATGCCAAATATCGGCCCTACGGTACAATCATCCACGGTCACACGACAAGCCAAACGGTCTTCTGGAATACATACGGAGAAGGCGGAAAAAGCTATCTTATAGATTCCAAGCAATGGGATATGGGTTATGTAATTGGCACTTCCGGCACGGTGGATAATGTTATTCTGGGTAATTCTTACGGCTCAGAGCCAGAGGATTTCCTGGAAGGCGAAGGCCTCGGCGAAACTCTTGAGCCCCAATCGCTATTTGTAGATCAGTTAACACGCCGAAACGGCGATGTCCCTTCATATCTTAGAACTCTCACAGCCGATTTTAACAACGACGGTGTTTTCGATATGGTTGATATGTCATACTTTTTTGAACACTGGCTCGATTGCGGTTTGGTTCCGCATTGTAACTGA